The sequence below is a genomic window from Coffea arabica cultivar ET-39 chromosome 8e, Coffea Arabica ET-39 HiFi, whole genome shotgun sequence.
GACTAATACTGGGAGAAAAATGAATCTGATTTCCCGGCTGCATGTGGCCGAGCACATGCTCTTCCAGCATTTTGCCATCCCATCCCATCCCATGATGGACGTCCAATTTTCTACCAATTTTCAAGCCGAAGAAGAAGAATTAGAATCACTTGATTCATGTACCTGGGATTTAATACAAAGTTCCTGTGGTATTAGTTTCTGGTTTCTACCCAAATGCAGTCCTGATTTACTTAAATTTACTGTAGCATACGGGTGAGTCTAATTATAGTTGTGGAATTTTAGGATTCTTAAGGtctaattatattttttaatgttttttggAATTTGAGATTTAATTAAGTTGCATGTTTTTTGCCTGCATGAAGATTTTGCCTACATATCTTTGATTACACTACCCTACTTAATTTCCAATCTTGCATGGGGATCTATCCCAACACGCAGGGAAATTTTGGTCTAATACATCTAGTTTTATGATAATAATTGAGGCTATAGCCACCTTTAAATGCAGGTTTgtctaatgattttttttctttgttgtttgggggggggggggggggggagggggggttcTCATATGTTGGTTTTTTGTGAAGGAAAGATGAATCaatgataataaaaaaaaagtctaaaatGCAAGGAAGTTGATATGTGAGTGTATATTTAAAAGGTAATACAAACCAGACTAATTAGAAAGTCGAGAAGGTGAACAACACCGTGCTGTCACCACGTCACCATCTACTAGGACAAATCTACTCCAAAAATTATGCTTAATAGAcatgaaaatcaaaatattataGCAGGACCAACACAAACGTCACTTCAagatttcatttcctttcctaTTTTAACTCCACAGTTCCTTATACCAAAATAGGCAGAAAAATCCCATTGCGATTAGTATGCACTCCCCTTGTCCCCTAAATTAAACTCTTGAACAATTAAATTCTTACCAAATTGCCTCCCATGGAAACAAAAATGGAAAGCAACATTGCTAAAGCAATTATTCGTCTGCAGAACGTATTTTACTCACATGCTACGATTACGCTCATTCAATCAACTCCATATATGTTTTGATTTCCTTAAGAATCATTATGCATTTTTATTCATCTTTTCTCTCTCTAATTGAGTATTGTTTGTTAGGGACTTAGGGTCTTTCACTCTTCCCCTTATTAttctcatctctctctctctctcacacacacacacatgcacatattaattgatttattactttataattaAATAATGTAGTTTTGCCATaatcttttcttgtattttttttattctatgTGCTCTTGCTTTTTTATTCTATTCGgaaactttatttatttatttatttgcaaatATAACTTGATTTAATTCCAACAAATTTCACTTTAAAATGATTGCTATTATGATGTTATTATAACTCAATACTttagtataaaatatttttgatatGCAACATATATTTTCCCTTTGAATTCTACTTATTTATCATGCTTTTAAGTAGTTAATATTATTAAAAACTTTACcatcttttcctcttttataCTCATCATATAAGTCTTGACTTTGATCGAGTATTCATAGTATCATATAAGCCTTGGTTTCTATCAAGTATTTATATTCTCTAACAATTAGATGAAAGTAAGTTTAAATTACATCACGTTGTATATTCCATGAATGTTGAAGGGAAAGTAAGACTATTTTCTaagatcattttcattttaaactattatttattttgaattaaattatattttgtttgaaaaaagaaTCTTTgagtaaaattataaaaataaataaaaatataagagAACATAGAACTAGTATATGAGAAATTATTAAAGCCAAATCTGAAATATTTACTATTAAAGCCGAAACCAATTTaataaattgtgaaaataattgaTGAATTAAGAGATAGAGATagagaaaaaggaaagtaaatgagtaggaaaaaatattaattagagagagaaaataatactcaatggatctaaaatttttttatatataattatatatatataaagttgaTTGATTGAAAGTAATCTTGACATTGAGGAAAATTTGCTGTGGCAATCCTGCCAGCCCAAAAACAACACCCTCTTTTGTGTCCTCTTCCTCTTATTTCCAGCCATGCGGGAACGGGAAAACCAGCAAACCTTAACAACATGTGCCCCTTGTACAAACTCAACAATCATAAATTCCGCTGAACTCCAAATCTGACACACAAGCCACATCTGTCAAACTCATGAACgtatattattatttgcttTTCCTATATCCACAACGCTTCTCTTATATATGTATTTCACCCTTTCTTACGTGAATTCTGATGAGGTCATGTAACATTCTGAACAAGAGAGAAGAATGGCATCTTCCGGTTGGCATGAACCATCAAATCCCGCCCCATCCCCTTATGCTCCGCTGTTAGGTGATGACGATCAGAGGTCGGGAGCAAAGGCGAAATGCCGACGGCCCACGAAATTCATTCTCTTACTAGTAGCTGGGCTGTTGGCCGTTGGTCTTTTGGTGGCATTGGTGGATAGAGATGGATATGCAAAAAAAATGTCATCATCCATGCCTAATGATGAGGCGACATCTACCTCATCAGGGCTGCAGTCAACGCCGCGGCCGCCGGAGAAGGTTAGGCCGGCGGTAGCCCGTGGGGTGGCGGAAGGAGTGTCGGCCAAGTCAAATGGTCCATTCTTGTTTGCTGGGGAAGGGACTCCATTTTCATGGACTAATCAAATGCTTGCTTGGCAAAGAACTGCATTCCATTTTCAGCCGAGGATGAATTGGATGAATGGTAACAAATTCAGTTGTTGTTTGTTATAGTATTGATTAAAGATGTGCCttttttatatacatatatttttgtttatcttttgGGTGAGATTGGATTGCGGATTCATCAATGCAAATTGCTCGTAATTAATATATTTTCTGGATAATGTTTCCATCCATTTCTCTAGTTGGATTGAGCTTCCTTGTTTACGTTCAAATTTGATTATCTctaattctttttcttccccttttatCTCCTCCTTTGTTCTCTTTCCGGATGTTTGGCTGGCATTGCCTGGACTGGGGGAATCTTTACTTCTACAGATCCTAATGGTAAGCACAACAGTCAATAACCATGCCTGTTCTAAGTTCTAAGTTCTAACACCACCACCCTttctttgagattttttttttttttttgtcgtttTAGCTGTTGGAAATGAGTTGAGAAATACAGACCGATAAATTGATTTGAAACGCAACGCGTAAAAGTGTTCCTGTTTGGTTTAAATAATCTGATTTCAGTGTGATAGTTCCATGTATTAAGAAATTTTATCATTCCCACAGAAAGCTAGTCGTTCTATGGATCTTCTCTCGATTAAGAAGCCACTAGATAAGTTTAAAGTATCCTACTACATCTACTCTTCTAAATTTTAATCTAGATATCTTGATTTTCTTGTGGTTTTTGTATTGAATTTGGATATAGAAATGGGATAACATGTAAAACTAGAAAAACTTTCTTCGTGGATGCTTTCTGTTAATACAATCTAGTCAAGTCCTTAATTCCCGGAAATATTGAAGATGGTCATTTTAAAGGAGGTAGACATTATAGGAAGCAACTAACACCACATAATTGATTTTGTGTATTCTCATCTGCCTTCTTTGAAGTGCTTTTAGCAATCTTTTATGTTCTCAGCCCTTTTTTACTTTCcagatttgatttttttaaagcttagaaaaaaaaaaaaaaaaaaagagagagatagagataaCAAAAAGAGATATGGATTTGGATCCTGATTTTGAACCTTTATagaagagtaaattttatatacaatgtATAAGAAAGATTATCTTTCACGAAGTTTCGAGTAAGGCTGCAAACGAGCCAAGCCGAGTTgagctttgagctaatcgagccgagcctcgactaaattttaccaagctcgagctcgagctcgagctcgacgagccggcaaatttcgagctcgagctcgagttcgagctcgaaaaaaaataaaaaataattattttattttaaaaaaaataaataaaataatatttttttcttaataaataataaaatattaaggatatatacgtaattttactataaaaataaaaaataaaaaaaatatatataatatacgtaattttattattaaataaaaaaaaatatatatatatatgcccaagctcgcgagccggctcgcgagctaacgagcttaatattctgagctcgagctcgagctcgagtttgactcgagccggttcgagctcgattaataacgagctcgactcgagcttgactcgagccgctcgcgagcagctcgattcgtttgcagccctagtttcGAGCCAACTAAGAATAGGGTAAATTGGTAGATAAACCTAAATTCAGTGCAGACATTTGAtcttactttttgttttttaaatacAGAGATAAAGTTCAGGTTATCCAAAATTCATATCAATACACCTTAAAATTAAATCATCCGGGAGTTATTTGAATAACTCTTCGGTGATAATAATGTATTGCAGCCCTATATCCACTAAAAGTTCAAATGGGTGATTACTAAGGAATAAAAACATTAGGATGTAAATTGACCATATTCCAAAAAAATCTTTCTTGCATCATCAACTTTATCTAGAGCTtatcttttatccttttttttccctatttATTTCTAAGGATTAAGTTTTTATCTGCTGTCCGTgtaatggatttttttttttctaaacctAAACAACTTGTTCATGACTTTGAAAAAAAGGAGAACAAATATCATCAAGCTTTTCTccccaagaaaaaaaatgtggtATACCATTAAAGACCATTGAGAATTTTTACTTTCTTTAGATTCATCTAAAATCTTACTCCCATTTCATAGGTCCATTATTGTACAAGGGATGGTACCATTTGTTCTATCAGTACAACCCAGATGGTGCAGTGTGGGGCAACATTGTGTGGGGCCACGCAGTGTCAACGGACCTGATTCACTGGCGCCATCTGCCAATAGCCATGGTGGCCGATCAATGGTACGATCAAAATGGCGTATGGACCGGGTCTGCAACCATCCTTCCGGACGGTCAACTTGTCATGCTGTACACCGGCTCGACCAACGCAACTGTGCAGGTGCAAAATCTTGCGTACCCTGCCGACCCATCTGATCCTCTCCTCATCGAGTGGGTCAAGTACCCCGGAAACCCGGTTCTCGTCCCACCACCCGGAATCCATTTTAAGGATTTCCGTGACCCCACAACAGCTTGGTACACCTCAGAGGGCAAGTGGCGAATTACCATTGGTTCAAAAGTGAACAAGACTGGAATTTCACTTGTCTATGACACGGTGGATTTCAAATCCTATGAGCTCCTGGATGGGGTCCTCCATGGAGTCCCGGGTACGGGCATGTGGGAATGTGTGGATTTTTACCCGGTTTCAAGAACGGATGAAAATGGGCTGGACACATCCGACGATGGTTCAGCTGTGAAACACGTCGTGAAGGCTAGCTTGGATGATGACAGAAATGATTACTACGCATTAGGCACATATGATGGAGTTCGTGGGAAATGGATTCCTGATGATCCCACGTTAGATGTTGGCATTGGATTAAGATATGATTATGGTAATTTCTATGCATCTAAAACGTTTTATGATCAAGAAAAGAGGAGAAGAGTGCTTTGGGGATGGATTACTGAGACTGATAGCGAAGCTGCTGACATTGCTAAAGGCTGGGCATCCCTTCAGGTGTGTGTGTGCATTCTTTGTTTGGTCAAGGCACtatttggaaggaaaaaaacAGATTAAATTTCTTAACAAGTGAACTGATTAAATTTCTTTTGGTACAATCAATCAACCAACCAATCTTGAGTAAGTTCTCATCGAGACGAGCTCAGAGTGGGATTTCAAAAGCTAATGATTTTGCGgctctaaatttgaaattcatgcAGTCATTAGGAGATGTAAATGGAGCtgaataaaaacattttggtAGAATTTTATTCATGATGGTGTGCTGTATACGTTGAACAGGCCATTCCAAGGACAGTATTGTATGATAAGAAAACTGGTACAAACCTGCTGCAATGGCCAGTGGAGGAGGTTGAGAAGTTGAGACTAAATGGCAAGAGTTTCGACGGTGTGGAGGTTAAACCAGGTTCAGTGATACCACTTGATGTGGGCTCTGCAGCACAGGTTAGTAGCAGTACTTGACTTTCTTGGAACTTGTTATTGATACTTCCGACAGGGACATGATTTTGCTGACACAGACCATTTTCTATGTCGTTGGTTTTTGTAGTTGGATGTTGTTGCTGAGTTTGAGATCGATAAAGAGGCTAAGGAGATGGTTAACGGAACCGATGCAGAGTATGTTTGCAGCACAAGCGGCGGTGCTGCTGAGAGGGGCGCATTGGGTCCGTTTGGTTTGTTAGTTCTCGCAGATAATGATCAGTCTGAGCAGACTCCTGTTTACTTCTACATTGCCAAGGGAACAGATGGAAATTTCAAGACATTCTTCTGTTCTGATCTTTcaaggttttctttttttttttcctttcattttgcCCTGTTTGATCCAATTTTCCATGTCAAGAATTGCACTGTTAGTGAaaattggattgcatttttgactCGTTCAATGAACAATGTTTAAGGTCATCTAAAGCAACCGATGTCAGGAAGGGCGTCTACTGCAGCACCGTCCCGGTCTTGGAAGGAGAAAAACTATCTATGAGGATATTGGTAAGTTATATTATCCTGTCAAGCTTGGCCAGTCCAAACGATGAAGAATGTTTGCTTCAGTGGGCCAAACAAGCCCGATATATCCATTTAATAGTTGTAATATGGATGATGGGCTTTTGATGATGCAGGTTGATCACTCAATTGTGGAGAGCTTTGGGCAAGGTGGAAGGACATGTATTACATCACGGGTATATCCAACAAATTCTGTGTATGAAAATGCGCAGCTTTTCTTGTTCAATAATGCCACCGATGCCAAGGTTAAGGCCTCGATCAGGGCGTGGCACATGAACTCCGCAAACATATATCCCTCCAATGACAGCATGAACAAATTCAACTTTGTTGTTCTTAAAAGTTGTTCCGCCATCTTCATTGTAGCCATATTGTatggtttctttttttaattttaagctATGTTTTATTTTCTAGATGGCCGTTAAATCCCACTTTCTTGATTATTCCCACTTGCACAC
It includes:
- the LOC140012505 gene encoding acid beta-fructofuranosidase-like isoform X1, yielding MASSGWHEPSNPAPSPYAPLLGDDDQRSGAKAKCRRPTKFILLLVAGLLAVGLLVALVDRDGYAKKMSSSMPNDEATSTSSGLQSTPRPPEKVRPAVARGVAEGVSAKSNGPFLFAGEGTPFSWTNQMLAWQRTAFHFQPRMNWMNGPLLYKGWYHLFYQYNPDGAVWGNIVWGHAVSTDLIHWRHLPIAMVADQWYDQNGVWTGSATILPDGQLVMLYTGSTNATVQVQNLAYPADPSDPLLIEWVKYPGNPVLVPPPGIHFKDFRDPTTAWYTSEGKWRITIGSKVNKTGISLVYDTVDFKSYELLDGVLHGVPGTGMWECVDFYPVSRTDENGLDTSDDGSAVKHVVKASLDDDRNDYYALGTYDGVRGKWIPDDPTLDVGIGLRYDYGNFYASKTFYDQEKRRRVLWGWITETDSEAADIAKGWASLQAIPRTVLYDKKTGTNLLQWPVEEVEKLRLNGKSFDGVEVKPGSVIPLDVGSAAQLDVVAEFEIDKEAKEMVNGTDAEYVCSTSGGAAERGALGPFGLLVLADNDQSEQTPVYFYIAKGTDGNFKTFFCSDLSRSSKATDVRKGVYCSTVPVLEGEKLSMRILVDHSIVESFGQGGRTCITSRVYPTNSVYENAQLFLFNNATDAKVKASIRAWHMNSANIYPSNDSMNKFNFVVLKSCSAIFIVAILYGFFF
- the LOC140012505 gene encoding acid beta-fructofuranosidase 2, vacuolar-like isoform X2, which gives rise to MVADQWYDQNGVWTGSATILPDGQLVMLYTGSTNATVQVQNLAYPADPSDPLLIEWVKYPGNPVLVPPPGIHFKDFRDPTTAWYTSEGKWRITIGSKVNKTGISLVYDTVDFKSYELLDGVLHGVPGTGMWECVDFYPVSRTDENGLDTSDDGSAVKHVVKASLDDDRNDYYALGTYDGVRGKWIPDDPTLDVGIGLRYDYGNFYASKTFYDQEKRRRVLWGWITETDSEAADIAKGWASLQAIPRTVLYDKKTGTNLLQWPVEEVEKLRLNGKSFDGVEVKPGSVIPLDVGSAAQLDVVAEFEIDKEAKEMVNGTDAEYVCSTSGGAAERGALGPFGLLVLADNDQSEQTPVYFYIAKGTDGNFKTFFCSDLSRSSKATDVRKGVYCSTVPVLEGEKLSMRILVDHSIVESFGQGGRTCITSRVYPTNSVYENAQLFLFNNATDAKVKASIRAWHMNSANIYPSNDSMNKFNFVVLKSCSAIFIVAILYGFFF